A portion of the Leptospira kanakyensis genome contains these proteins:
- a CDS encoding chemotaxis protein CheW, protein MSQTLKSWDLNANEDTMKDLYLCFSLEERDYAFEVRHLTEILALPAITTIPGTAPFLRGVINIRGKIIPVMDVRLRFDIAFKAYHDRTCVLLIELDGLPLGLIVDKVNDVVRIPVENIDLAPKIGESRSSRFIYATGRVGDSVKILINLQRLLTQEEAHLIKDIPGT, encoded by the coding sequence ATGAGTCAGACATTAAAGTCATGGGATTTAAATGCAAACGAAGATACAATGAAAGATTTGTATCTTTGTTTCAGTCTCGAAGAGAGAGACTATGCTTTTGAAGTGCGCCATCTAACAGAGATTCTAGCCCTTCCTGCAATCACAACGATCCCGGGAACAGCTCCTTTTTTAAGAGGAGTCATCAACATTCGAGGGAAAATCATTCCTGTTATGGATGTTAGATTACGGTTTGATATCGCATTCAAAGCATATCACGATAGAACTTGTGTATTACTCATTGAACTAGATGGATTACCTCTAGGACTCATTGTTGATAAAGTCAACGATGTAGTGAGAATCCCCGTAGAGAATATTGATTTGGCTCCGAAAATAGGCGAATCCAGATCATCTAGATTTATCTATGCCACAGGCCGTGTGGGAGACAGTGTCAAAATTTTAATCAACTTACAAAGATTACTCACACAAGAAGAGGCTCATTTGATTAAGGATATTCCGGGAACCTAG
- a CDS encoding chemotaxis protein CheA, with amino-acid sequence MERDDVLEYLLEARETLENIEKELLHFEKSTLDGSLVDRELLDTLFRHFHTVKGSSGFFGLTAIVKMAHAAENLLDYLRKNPEAQDADTLEFLITALDYLNELVEHEESSPTGGDFFSEGQTQFLNKLNQKNESIRISLTHTQEEPSTRPSSQEFGLFTNEPAKEIPKEEFGLFTEDPKPKIVEEFGLFSKEENPSTNEEFGLFHKPTETLPKETVYKQEDSSKTEKKVIVKKDIRIDTDKLDSLLDIVGEIVITEPMVTDHPDITKLKLENFQKTALQLKKLIRNLQDITLSLRMVPIAGVFSRMERLVRDTAKKTGKQVELIISGEETEIDKSIIEEMYDPLVHIIRNAIDHGLETPEERKEAGKQIQGSIQLTATQSGKEVWIEVRDDGKGLSRDRILNKAMSLGLTSPAEAEILQDQEVWEFLFHPGFSTAKEVTDLSGRGVGLDVVRKNVTTLKGFVDVFSVYGQGTTFLIRVPLTLAIIEGLVVRKSDTYFILPSVDVKESLYVTNEPINELYKNNHSIQYRTNQISIVDIDLLFGKDSDLNDQRSLKEKYVIVTESHEKQMGIVFDEILGSQSIVIKPISPIFKNINGLAGCTILGNGHAGLILDVRKLISSHLTSVTI; translated from the coding sequence ATGGAAAGAGATGATGTTTTAGAATATCTACTCGAAGCGAGAGAAACACTTGAAAATATCGAGAAGGAATTACTCCATTTCGAGAAATCAACGTTAGATGGAAGTTTGGTAGATAGAGAACTTCTCGATACTCTGTTTAGACATTTCCATACCGTAAAAGGTAGTTCTGGTTTTTTTGGACTCACTGCCATTGTGAAAATGGCACATGCTGCCGAAAACCTTCTGGATTATTTGAGAAAGAATCCAGAAGCCCAAGACGCAGACACTCTCGAATTTTTAATCACAGCATTGGATTACTTAAATGAACTCGTGGAACATGAAGAATCTTCTCCAACAGGTGGAGATTTTTTTTCAGAAGGACAAACGCAGTTTCTTAACAAACTCAATCAAAAAAATGAATCAATTCGAATTTCACTGACTCATACACAAGAAGAACCTTCGACAAGACCTTCGTCACAAGAGTTTGGACTATTTACAAACGAACCCGCAAAAGAAATTCCAAAAGAAGAATTTGGACTTTTTACAGAAGATCCAAAACCAAAGATTGTGGAAGAATTTGGTTTATTTTCAAAGGAGGAAAACCCATCTACCAACGAAGAATTTGGTCTTTTCCACAAACCGACAGAAACTCTACCCAAAGAAACCGTTTATAAACAAGAAGATAGTTCTAAAACTGAGAAGAAGGTTATTGTAAAAAAAGACATCCGCATCGATACAGACAAGTTGGATTCTTTGTTAGATATTGTTGGTGAAATTGTCATCACAGAACCTATGGTCACAGATCATCCTGACATCACCAAACTAAAGTTAGAAAATTTTCAAAAAACAGCCTTACAGTTAAAAAAATTAATTCGGAATCTTCAAGACATCACACTTAGTTTACGTATGGTTCCCATTGCCGGTGTTTTTTCAAGGATGGAAAGATTAGTCCGCGATACAGCAAAAAAAACAGGGAAACAAGTAGAACTCATCATTTCTGGAGAAGAAACAGAAATCGATAAATCGATTATTGAAGAAATGTATGATCCTCTTGTCCATATCATCCGTAATGCCATTGATCATGGTTTAGAAACACCCGAAGAACGAAAAGAAGCGGGAAAACAAATACAGGGCAGCATCCAACTCACTGCCACTCAATCGGGAAAAGAAGTTTGGATTGAAGTTCGGGATGATGGAAAAGGATTAAGCAGGGATAGAATTCTAAACAAAGCCATGTCTCTCGGACTTACCTCACCCGCGGAGGCAGAAATTTTACAGGACCAAGAAGTTTGGGAATTTTTATTTCATCCCGGCTTCTCCACAGCAAAAGAAGTGACAGACCTTTCCGGTAGAGGTGTTGGTCTCGATGTAGTAAGAAAAAACGTAACCACACTCAAAGGATTTGTGGACGTATTTTCAGTTTATGGACAAGGGACAACATTTCTCATTCGTGTACCATTAACTTTAGCAATCATTGAAGGGCTTGTAGTTCGCAAATCAGACACTTATTTTATTTTACCTTCTGTTGATGTAAAAGAATCTTTATACGTTACTAATGAACCAATTAACGAATTGTATAAAAATAATCATAGTATCCAATACAGAACCAATCAAATTTCCATAGTAGATATTGATTTATTGTTTGGAAAAGATTCGGATCTAAACGATCAAAGGTCATTAAAGGAAAAATACGTAATCGTAACAGAATCACATGAAAAACAAATGGGTATTGTTTTTGATGAAATTCTTGGAAGTCAATCTATCGTCATCAAACCGATATCACCCATTTTCAAAAATATCAACGGTCTTGCCGGTTGCACCATTCTTGGTAATGGCCATGCAGGTTTAATTCTGGATGTTAGAAAGTTAATCAGCAGCCATTTAACTTCGGTGACTATATGA
- a CDS encoding protein-glutamate methylesterase/protein-glutamine glutaminase → MKKHTVIVVDDQRSVRSMIKRWIESDPNWEVIGEAANPFEARDLIVEKQPEVMTLDVHMPGMDGIAFLKKLLPQHPMPVIMFSSSTTEGASITLEALEAGAFDYVTKPIGTPESLAEAKEDLLSKLNESLNFNKSNISIALKTKFPPTNKEKLKTNFKRKFILIGSSTGGTTALRKLLDEVDESFPPILIAQHMPENFTALFAQRLNAELKIQVREAKDKELLQLGHVYIAPGNYHLGIQKLGSEYYTRIFQTDKKNGHRPSVDVLFESAAEQEIAGNSIGIILTGMGSDGAKGLLQLKEQGCLTIGQNKETCVVYGMPKVAYELGAVSYQVPLGDIVDKIKEVASL, encoded by the coding sequence ATGAAAAAACATACAGTCATCGTTGTAGACGACCAAAGATCTGTTAGGAGTATGATCAAACGTTGGATTGAGTCTGATCCAAACTGGGAAGTCATCGGAGAAGCGGCCAATCCTTTTGAAGCCAGAGACTTAATTGTAGAAAAACAACCAGAAGTGATGACCTTAGATGTACATATGCCTGGGATGGATGGAATTGCTTTTTTGAAAAAATTACTTCCGCAACATCCAATGCCTGTCATCATGTTTAGCTCTTCCACAACAGAAGGAGCATCCATTACATTAGAAGCACTAGAAGCAGGTGCTTTTGATTATGTTACAAAACCAATTGGAACCCCAGAAAGTTTAGCCGAAGCAAAAGAAGACTTACTTTCGAAACTTAACGAAAGTTTAAACTTTAACAAGTCAAACATCAGCATTGCTCTCAAAACCAAATTTCCACCAACAAATAAAGAAAAACTAAAAACAAATTTCAAACGAAAGTTTATCTTAATTGGATCTTCTACAGGGGGAACAACTGCATTACGAAAACTACTTGATGAGGTAGATGAATCATTCCCACCAATTCTCATTGCCCAACATATGCCAGAAAACTTTACAGCCCTATTTGCACAGAGATTAAATGCAGAGCTTAAAATCCAAGTCAGAGAAGCTAAAGATAAAGAACTTTTACAACTAGGTCATGTTTATATTGCTCCAGGAAATTACCATTTAGGAATTCAAAAACTAGGTTCCGAATATTATACACGTATCTTTCAGACAGATAAAAAAAACGGGCACAGACCTTCTGTTGACGTATTATTTGAATCCGCTGCCGAACAAGAAATTGCAGGAAATAGTATCGGAATCATCTTAACTGGGATGGGAAGTGATGGAGCCAAAGGTTTGTTGCAACTCAAAGAACAAGGTTGCCTTACCATTGGACAAAACAAAGAAACTTGTGTAGTTTATGGAATGCCAAAAGTTGCTTATGAATTAGGAGCAGTTTCCTACCAAGTCCCACTCGGTGATATTGTTGATAAAATAAAGGAAGTAGCATCCTTATGA
- a CDS encoding hybrid sensor histidine kinase/response regulator, protein MIPHSLFLESQHTDSLADTLKEIGYTFERVHSLDEVAKTLDEGKFHFLIFHVTDVENPEAQEKLTEFVKNHPYTLIILVTDSTKWDVTASLLKQHKVYDFIQTPIDVSHLQITLDRSLQYLLTKQKSQLIYEAENHLYKRMVEIFDWKKSLTHKENENIAADIIHQMNINLFQGSGIGTLMSVVSILISKSKLDLEGKNYSIPKPVMDLLSENYEAAKSMFDSMSISQSVIDDEMLVENMESPAKLLSIIQNEAEFLNEALDIKSQKINLSQIPSSVSGKKIHFDETKLSYVVREIFLNAIKYSRDKDVIYLIFFHKENFLELKVINPAYQNNDGTNGIPEKFESFVFEPFFRISSVVDDSYAKFEQFRFGLGLPLVKKIMDQHQANVQIYNIENNFRNENTKDICLTIRFPLIEEEK, encoded by the coding sequence ATGATTCCGCATAGTTTGTTTCTTGAATCTCAACATACTGATTCACTAGCAGATACATTAAAAGAAATTGGATATACTTTCGAAAGGGTACACTCACTAGATGAAGTGGCAAAAACACTGGATGAAGGTAAATTTCACTTTTTAATTTTTCATGTCACAGATGTAGAAAACCCTGAGGCTCAAGAAAAACTTACGGAGTTTGTAAAAAACCATCCTTACACACTCATCATCCTCGTCACCGATAGCACAAAATGGGACGTTACTGCTTCTCTACTAAAACAACATAAAGTTTATGATTTCATCCAAACCCCAATTGATGTTAGCCACTTACAAATTACATTGGATCGTTCGCTTCAATATTTACTAACAAAACAAAAGTCACAATTGATCTACGAAGCAGAAAACCACCTCTACAAAAGGATGGTGGAAATTTTTGATTGGAAAAAATCTCTTACACATAAAGAAAACGAGAACATTGCCGCCGACATCATCCACCAAATGAATATTAATTTATTCCAAGGTAGTGGGATTGGAACTTTGATGAGTGTTGTCAGTATTCTGATTTCAAAAAGCAAACTAGACTTGGAGGGAAAAAATTATTCCATTCCCAAACCGGTAATGGATCTGCTTTCTGAAAATTATGAAGCTGCCAAAAGTATGTTTGATAGTATGTCGATTTCACAATCAGTAATTGATGATGAAATGCTTGTGGAAAATATGGAATCACCGGCAAAACTACTTTCGATCATCCAAAATGAAGCAGAGTTTCTAAACGAAGCATTGGATATCAAATCACAAAAGATAAATCTAAGCCAAATTCCTTCTTCTGTATCTGGAAAAAAAATCCACTTCGATGAAACAAAACTTTCATACGTAGTTCGAGAAATTTTCTTAAATGCAATCAAATATTCAAGAGATAAGGATGTAATTTATTTAATTTTCTTTCATAAAGAAAATTTTTTGGAATTGAAGGTAATCAATCCTGCTTATCAAAATAATGATGGAACCAATGGTATCCCTGAGAAGTTTGAATCCTTTGTATTTGAACCCTTTTTTAGAATTTCATCAGTTGTAGATGATAGTTATGCTAAATTCGAACAATTCAGATTTGGTTTAGGATTACCATTAGTAAAAAAAATCATGGACCAACACCAAGCAAACGTTCAAATCTATAATATTGAAAACAATTTTAGAAATGAAAACACAAAAGATATATGTTTAACGATTCGATTCCCATTAATAGAAGAGGAGAAATAA
- a CDS encoding response regulator, which translates to MARILTVDDAPAVLKILNLVLTTEGHEVTSASNGMEALQKIEATGFDIGIFDVNMPGMTGIELTEKTLKTENGKSMKIVMLTTESSDEMKNKGKAAGAVGWLVKPFANESLLKLISQLT; encoded by the coding sequence ATGGCTAGAATACTTACAGTAGATGACGCACCGGCGGTGTTAAAAATTTTGAACTTGGTGTTAACAACGGAAGGTCACGAAGTTACTTCGGCATCCAACGGAATGGAAGCACTTCAAAAGATAGAAGCTACAGGATTTGATATAGGAATTTTTGATGTGAACATGCCCGGTATGACAGGAATTGAGCTGACTGAAAAAACTCTAAAAACTGAAAATGGGAAGTCCATGAAAATTGTTATGTTAACAACTGAGTCTAGTGATGAAATGAAAAACAAAGGCAAAGCTGCTGGAGCTGTGGGCTGGCTTGTAAAACCATTTGCAAACGAATCCTTACTCAAATTAATTTCACAACTTACTTAA
- a CDS encoding response regulator — MASILVVDDSPTVLNIVRLALSSQGHSVQACNTGEKAIEILNSDPSIRLGIFDFNMPGLSGVNLIQESKKIIKNKDFKIIVLSGENKPDIISNALFNGADAWMVKPFNNEELIKQVAELFENDASF; from the coding sequence ATGGCATCGATCCTCGTAGTAGACGACTCTCCAACGGTTTTAAACATTGTCCGTTTAGCTCTCAGTAGCCAAGGACATTCCGTACAAGCCTGTAATACGGGAGAAAAAGCTATTGAAATTCTAAATTCTGACCCTTCCATTCGGTTAGGAATTTTTGATTTTAATATGCCGGGACTCAGTGGAGTGAACCTAATCCAAGAATCCAAAAAAATAATCAAAAACAAAGATTTTAAAATCATCGTTTTATCCGGAGAAAACAAACCGGATATTATTTCCAATGCCTTGTTTAATGGAGCCGATGCCTGGATGGTAAAACCATTTAACAATGAAGAGTTGATTAAACAGGTAGCGGAGTTATTTGAGAACGATGCTTCCTTTTGA
- a CDS encoding PAS domain-containing protein, producing MAIIIYFLSKQSRSEVRLGYTAIFLAVLVFRNFSLFLFGDGNEIIFFFFSESCSIFGSYLLIAAVFPIASKRIHPSNIYFLSVFIYVLFVSFLLTDLSFFWKALPSSVFNASALILFGIIVFSLDTYPKVFRIFFLTVCLIIAAQRITFPYLFSLEWYRPIGYIINTLFMFLFGVGCILFNFNIQTNKLNLSLGELELLQKTVKDVNVRLLIMYNQLPAIIYNIEFLPEPRTSYISPKMEEITGYGLSYFYDNTDFFKDIVIPEDQHKISELYAGNSPIILRMIHANGSLIWTEHYVNVSFDILGIEKRIDVVALDITKSKKTEISLLQEKNLNTTVFDNAANLILLTDAKGLIESINSATESILGLRKNEVIGNYIQDVILLPEDRDYLKAVLDDVNEIQKIAESLILRCVTTSNRILYLEWRLGIIRDNRNEPSKIIWIGIDQTSKRSAEIELKELNKSLEEKVKARTKELQASNFELNSALFALREAQQKLIQNEKMVSLGQLVSGLAHEINNPIGMIKSSVETLISEWEEEKIHESSIRINELIQFILDTDPGGLRILTGLSNRQARKSMVENFKIHSVPLEGELAELFVDSGIRNLSNAVITKIKAVIRNHEDFQILRRLLLVKQSSEHILYSVKRLSKITYTLKNFAGLQSNLELSDYSLSDTIHSAVSLYKEHFLRDINLILNLEYSGNVRCIQGDLVQLWSQIIWNSIQAVAAKGTLQIRSFKRSEVVYIEIEDSGIGIPQENHSKIFMPFFSTKTTGDGLGLGLYLVKEIANRHNANVEFESMPGRTIFKVRFPLTT from the coding sequence ATGGCAATTATCATTTATTTCCTTTCAAAACAATCTAGATCAGAAGTTCGTCTTGGTTACACAGCCATTTTTCTAGCAGTTTTAGTTTTTAGAAATTTTTCCCTTTTTCTTTTTGGTGACGGAAACGAAATTATATTCTTTTTCTTTTCTGAAAGTTGTTCGATCTTTGGTTCTTACCTATTGATTGCTGCCGTTTTTCCCATTGCCAGCAAACGAATTCATCCTTCTAATATTTACTTTTTATCCGTATTTATTTATGTATTATTTGTTTCGTTTCTTTTAACAGATCTAAGTTTTTTTTGGAAAGCCTTACCTTCTTCCGTTTTTAATGCAAGTGCTCTGATTCTATTTGGAATCATTGTTTTTAGTCTAGACACATACCCTAAAGTTTTTCGAATCTTCTTCCTAACAGTCTGCCTCATCATTGCGGCACAAAGAATCACCTTTCCTTATCTTTTTAGTTTAGAATGGTATAGACCAATTGGCTATATTATAAATACCTTATTTATGTTTTTATTTGGAGTTGGTTGTATTTTATTTAACTTCAATATCCAAACGAATAAGTTAAATCTATCATTAGGAGAGTTAGAGTTATTACAAAAAACTGTCAAAGATGTAAACGTTCGTTTGCTCATTATGTATAACCAACTTCCAGCCATTATCTATAATATTGAATTTTTACCAGAACCTCGAACCTCATACATCAGCCCGAAAATGGAGGAGATTACCGGTTACGGATTAAGTTACTTTTACGATAATACAGATTTTTTTAAAGACATTGTCATTCCCGAAGACCAACACAAAATTTCAGAACTTTATGCTGGCAATTCACCCATAATCTTAAGAATGATCCATGCCAATGGTTCACTTATTTGGACGGAACATTATGTAAATGTTTCTTTTGATATTTTAGGAATTGAAAAACGCATTGATGTGGTTGCTCTTGATATCACAAAATCAAAAAAAACGGAAATTTCTTTACTCCAGGAAAAAAACTTAAATACAACTGTTTTTGACAATGCAGCAAACTTAATCCTTTTAACCGATGCAAAAGGACTTATTGAAAGTATCAATTCAGCTACAGAATCAATCTTAGGTCTTCGAAAAAACGAAGTCATCGGGAATTACATTCAAGATGTGATTTTACTTCCGGAAGATCGCGATTATCTGAAAGCAGTTTTGGATGATGTAAACGAAATCCAGAAAATTGCAGAAAGTTTGATCTTACGTTGTGTAACCACTTCCAATCGCATTTTATATTTAGAATGGAGACTTGGAATCATACGCGACAATCGCAATGAACCATCAAAAATCATTTGGATTGGAATTGACCAAACTTCAAAACGATCAGCAGAAATTGAACTAAAAGAACTTAACAAATCTTTGGAAGAAAAAGTAAAGGCAAGAACCAAAGAACTCCAAGCGAGCAACTTTGAACTCAATTCTGCTCTATTTGCATTAAGAGAGGCACAACAAAAGTTAATTCAAAACGAAAAGATGGTTTCTCTTGGCCAACTAGTCTCTGGACTCGCACATGAAATCAACAATCCAATTGGAATGATTAAATCATCTGTGGAAACCTTGATATCAGAATGGGAAGAAGAAAAAATCCATGAGTCAAGTATTCGTATCAATGAACTAATACAATTCATCCTTGATACCGACCCAGGTGGCCTTCGCATTCTAACAGGGTTATCGAATCGGCAGGCTCGTAAATCCATGGTAGAAAATTTCAAAATCCACTCGGTTCCTTTAGAAGGAGAACTGGCGGAACTATTTGTTGATTCAGGAATCCGAAATCTTTCCAATGCAGTCATAACAAAAATAAAAGCAGTCATTCGTAACCACGAAGATTTCCAAATACTACGAAGACTTTTGTTAGTAAAACAATCATCAGAACATATTTTATATTCAGTCAAAAGACTTTCTAAAATTACTTATACATTAAAAAACTTTGCAGGACTACAATCAAATCTCGAACTTAGTGATTATTCATTATCAGACACCATTCATTCTGCAGTTTCGTTATATAAAGAACATTTTTTAAGAGATATCAATCTAATACTTAACTTAGAATACAGTGGTAATGTTAGATGTATCCAAGGGGATCTTGTGCAACTTTGGAGCCAAATCATTTGGAACTCCATCCAAGCGGTAGCAGCCAAAGGCACATTACAGATTCGAAGTTTTAAAAGATCCGAAGTTGTATATATAGAAATTGAAGACTCGGGAATTGGGATTCCACAAGAAAACCATTCAAAAATATTTATGCCTTTTTTCTCAACAAAAACTACCGGTGATGGTCTTGGACTTGGATTGTATCTTGTTAAAGAAATCGCAAACAGACACAATGCAAATGTTGAATTCGAATCAATGCCAGGAAGGACTATTTTTAAAGTTAGATTTCCTCTAACTACTTAA
- the purM gene encoding phosphoribosylformylglycinamidine cyclo-ligase, with the protein MSDPNKVTYKDAGVDTEKGQEFVKRIKTNVASTHNKNVLGGLGGFAACYDVSFLKSYNEPILLSGTDGVGTKLQVARLLDIHDSVGIDLVAMCVNDILVNGGKPLFFQDYIACGKLFLPRMEAIVSGIVKGCLLADCALVGGETAEHPGVMPDDEYDLAGFVVGVVEKQKMIDGKSIKAGDSIIGLGSSGPHSNGFSLIRKLLLKDGKLPSSSSELEFLKDHVFKPTKIYVKTILSLIEKISIKGMVHITGGGFYENIPRVLPAGIGAEINFLPESYVFSKLEKDHSLDRHDMFGTFNMGVGYILVVDSKIADSVMTELQILGESAYIIGKTDNTGKISIK; encoded by the coding sequence ATGTCTGATCCAAACAAAGTTACATACAAAGATGCAGGTGTTGATACCGAAAAGGGACAGGAGTTTGTAAAAAGAATCAAAACAAATGTAGCTTCCACTCACAACAAAAATGTATTGGGTGGACTTGGTGGTTTTGCCGCATGTTATGATGTTAGTTTCTTAAAATCATATAACGAACCCATCCTTTTGTCCGGAACAGATGGTGTTGGAACAAAACTCCAGGTGGCACGTTTATTAGACATTCATGATTCCGTTGGAATTGATCTTGTGGCAATGTGTGTGAATGATATTCTTGTGAATGGAGGGAAACCTCTGTTTTTTCAAGATTACATTGCTTGTGGTAAACTTTTTTTACCAAGAATGGAAGCCATTGTATCAGGAATTGTAAAAGGTTGTCTTTTAGCTGATTGTGCTCTTGTGGGTGGAGAAACTGCAGAACACCCGGGTGTGATGCCTGACGACGAATACGATTTGGCAGGTTTTGTAGTTGGTGTAGTTGAAAAACAAAAGATGATTGATGGAAAATCCATCAAAGCGGGTGACTCTATCATCGGACTTGGTTCTTCTGGCCCACATAGCAACGGTTTTTCGCTCATTCGTAAGTTGTTACTAAAGGATGGCAAGTTACCTTCCTCCTCTTCTGAATTAGAATTCTTAAAAGATCATGTTTTTAAACCAACTAAGATCTATGTAAAAACGATTCTTTCTTTAATCGAAAAGATTTCAATTAAAGGGATGGTGCATATTACAGGTGGCGGTTTTTACGAAAATATCCCTCGGGTATTACCGGCTGGTATTGGTGCTGAAATCAATTTTCTTCCCGAAAGTTATGTTTTTTCTAAATTAGAAAAAGATCATAGTTTAGATCGTCATGATATGTTTGGAACTTTTAATATGGGGGTCGGTTATATTTTGGTTGTTGATTCAAAAATTGCAGACTCTGTTATGACCGAATTACAGATCTTAGGTGAGTCGGCATATATAATCGGAAAAACAGATAATACGGGTAAAATTTCGATTAAGTAA
- the murI gene encoding glutamate racemase yields MNSRGRYKIGIFDSGLGGLSVLRTLWKETSNIDYIYFGDLINSPYGQKSKSEVLELSKNAFEYLIEKDCEAVLFACNTATSAAADFLRAKHSVPIFGMEPALKPAVTQNPGVKIAVFATDLTLKEDKFKNLVSGFPLGTEILPVPCEGLAKLIDKDLWEDAWNLFDSKIKTVVKDCDIFVLGCTHYIFLKERILYNYPKVKVYDGNLGTTLHMKKILNLPDFQENKNQLDILLNTSDSDYVHLAGRIAKTITPNHTLSLINTTTGKLHV; encoded by the coding sequence ATGAATTCTCGCGGTAGATATAAAATTGGAATTTTTGATTCGGGGCTCGGTGGGCTTTCCGTACTCCGCACATTGTGGAAAGAAACTTCCAATATTGATTATATTTATTTTGGTGATTTGATTAATTCTCCCTATGGTCAAAAATCCAAATCGGAAGTGTTAGAACTTTCGAAAAATGCATTTGAGTATTTGATCGAAAAAGATTGTGAAGCTGTGTTATTTGCTTGTAACACGGCCACCTCAGCAGCAGCAGATTTTCTTAGGGCAAAACATTCAGTTCCCATTTTTGGAATGGAACCTGCTTTAAAACCAGCCGTGACCCAAAATCCTGGTGTTAAAATTGCTGTATTTGCAACAGACCTCACTTTAAAAGAAGATAAATTTAAAAACTTAGTATCTGGGTTTCCTTTAGGAACAGAAATACTTCCCGTCCCTTGTGAAGGTTTAGCAAAACTTATCGACAAAGATCTTTGGGAAGATGCATGGAATCTTTTTGATTCCAAAATCAAAACCGTAGTGAAGGATTGTGATATTTTTGTGTTAGGTTGTACTCACTATATTTTTTTAAAAGAACGTATTTTATACAATTACCCAAAAGTAAAAGTATATGATGGGAATTTGGGAACCACTCTTCATATGAAAAAAATTCTAAATCTCCCCGATTTCCAAGAGAATAAAAACCAATTAGATATCCTTCTGAATACGTCAGATTCTGATTATGTACATCTTGCTGGAAGGATTGCAAAAACAATCACACCCAACCATACTCTCTCCCTTATCAATACTACTACAGGAAAACTCCATGTCTGA